The following proteins come from a genomic window of Balearica regulorum gibbericeps isolate bBalReg1 chromosome 19, bBalReg1.pri, whole genome shotgun sequence:
- the NSUN5 gene encoding 28S rRNA (cytosine-C(5))-methyltransferase isoform X1 yields the protein MALYSAAAAVLEGLERGDGGIKTLVYNSRFPHVRQLYALVAETLRYSPVLEKLLAGAALLQAEKKLPPQLAKVLVYDLLFGKGLKCGGRWKALARRHRARLEAELARLKVQQKVSRNEDLLAPAQAASPGASQVPRYVRVNTLKTCVDDVIDFFKRQGYSYLGEAASVEELRALSGKKFLLDLHLPELLVFPPQTDFHDNLLYTSGHIILQDKASCLPAFLLSPAAGSHVIDACAAPGNKTSHLAALLKNKGQIFAFDVDTKRLATMNTMLMRAGVTGFQLAQQDFLTVDPRDPKYSRVTHLLLDPSCSGSGMVTRVPGEEAAPSPERLQALAGFQRRVLSHALSFPALRRLVYSTCSLHREENEDVVHAVLQEQGSAFRLVNAFPSWPCRGLAAFPGAECCLRASPADTLTHGFFVAVLERCREGAAAPSILPVAAEENPQRREGTEPGAAPKKRKRKKQRVKE from the exons atGGCGCTGTACAGCGCGGCCGCCGCCGTCCTGGAGGGGCTGGAGCGCGGCGATGGCGGGATCAAGACCCTGGTGTACAACAGCCGCTTCCCG CACGTCCGGCAGCTGTACGCCCTGGTGGCCGAGACCCTCCGCTACTCCCCGGtgctggagaagctgctggCCGGCGCCGCGCTGCTGCAGGCCGAGAAGAAGCTGCCCCCGCAGCTGGCGAAG GTGCTGGTGTACGACCTGCTCTTCGGCAAGGGCCTGAAGTGCGGGGGCCGCTGGAAGGCGCTGGCCCGGCGGCACCGGGCCCGGCTGGAGGCCGAGTTAGCCCGCCTGAAGGTGCAGCAGAAGGTGAGCCGCAACGAGGACCTGCTGGCCCCCGCGCAGGCAGCGAGCCCCGGAG CCTCCCAGGTACCGCGCTACGTCCGAGTCAACACCCTGAAGACTTGTGTGGACGATGTCATTGACTTCTTCAAGCGCCAGGGCTACTCCTACCTGGGCGAGGCAGCCAG CGTGGAGGAACTGAGGGCCCTCTCCGGGAAGAAATTCTTGTTGGATCTTCATCTACCGGAGCTGCTGGTTTTCCCTCCGCAGACAGACTTCCACGACAACCTGCTGTACACTTCAGGACACATAATTCTGCAGGATAAg GCCAGCTGCCTCCCGGCCTTcctcctcagccctgctgctggctcccaCGTCATCGATGCCTGCGCTGCCCCGGGGAACAAGACCAGCcacctggctgccctcctgaAGAACAAGGG CCAGATCTTTGCCTTCGACGTGGACACCAAGCGCCTGGCCACCATGAACACCATGCTGATGCGGGCCGGCGTCACTGGCTTCCAGCTGGCCCAGCAGGACTTCCTGACCGTGGATCCCAGGGACCCCAAGTACAGCAGGGTGACCCACCTTCTCCTCGACCCGTCCTGCAGTGGCTCAG GGATGGTGACCCGGGTGCCGGGGGAGgaggctgcccccagccctgagcGGCTGCAGGCGCTGGCTGGCTTCCAGCGCAGGGTCCTGAGCCATGCCCTGAGCTTCCCGGCTCTCCGGCGCCTGGTCTACTCCACGTGCTCGCTGCACCGGGAGGAGAACGAGGACGTGGTGCACgctgtgctgcaggagcagggctcGGCCTTCAG GCTGGTGAACGCCTTCCCTTCCTGGCCCTGCCGAGGACTCGCTGCCTTCCCCGGGGCAGAGTGCTGCCTCCGTGCCTCTCCTGCAGACACACTTACCCATGGCTTCTTTGTGGCTGTCCTGGAGCGGTGCAGGGAAGGGGCGGCTGCCCCCAG CATCCTGCCTGTGGCAGCAGAGGAGAACCCGCAGCGACGAGAGGGGACTGAGCCAGGGGCAGCTCccaagaagaggaagaggaaaaagcagcgGGTGAAGGAGTGA
- the TRIM50 gene encoding E3 ubiquitin-protein ligase TRIM50 has product MARKMSIDELEDQLLCPICLEVFKEPLMLQCGHSYCKSCVVSLSGELDGQFLCPVCRQTVDCSASPPNVTLARVIEALQSRVEAEPTPESCPTHHNPISLFCEADQEVICGLCGTIGNHRQHKITPISTAYCRMKEELSVLLTDVHQYKRNLDEHFSKLINNKSRIANEADVFKWVIRKEFQELHRYIDEEKATFLESIEGKAAQLITSIESQVKQTSDALQRLKEMQTSLEALSNESQLDFIRKYGSSQFRSELPSLHPGDGIFSPVSFKPCFHQDDIKMTVWKRLHRRVLPAPEMLKLDPVTAHPLLELFKGDTVVQCGLYQRRDSNPKRFDSSNCILTCKGFSCGQHYWEVIVGTRNHWRVGIIKGTVSRKGKLSKSPENGVWLIGLKEGKVYEAFSTPRAALPLTARPQRIGIYLHYEKGELTFYNADHPDELSPIYTFQAEFQGQLYPIVDLCWPERGPYSPPIILPAPATSRHPRVPYNHPAPEEPAKP; this is encoded by the exons ATGGCTCGCAAGATGAGCATCGACGAGCTGGAGGACCAGCTCCTCTGTCCCATCTGCTTGGAGGTCTTCAAGGAGCCCCTGATGCTGCAGTGTGGGCACTCGTACTGCAAGTCCTGCGTGGTGTCACTCTCCGGAGAGCTGGACGGGCAGTTCCTGTGCCCCGTGTGCCGCCAAACAGTGGACTGCAGCGCCTCGCCACCCAACGTCACGCTGGCCCGCGTCATCGAGGCGCTGCAGAGCCGGGTCGAGGCAGAGCCCACCCCAGAGTCCTGCCCAACGCACCACAACCCCATCAGCCTCTTCTGTGAGGCCGACCAAGAGGTGATCTGCGGACTGTGCGGCACCATCGGCAACCACCGCCAGCACAAGATCACCCCCATCTCTACCGCGTACTGTCGGATGAAG GAGGagctgtctgtgctgctgaCCGATGTCCACCAGTACAAGAGGAACCTGGATGAACACTTCAGCAAGCTCATCAACAACAAAAGCCGCATCGCA AACGAGGCGGATGTCTTCAAGTGGGTGATCCGGAAGGAATTCCAGGAGCTGCACAGGTACATCGACGAGGAGAAGGCCACCTTCCTGGAGAGCATCGAGGGGAAGGCAGCCCAGCTCATCACCTCCATTGAGTCCCAGGTCAAGCAGACGTCAGACGCCCTGCAGAGGCTTAAGGAGATGCAGACCTCTCTGGAGGCACTCAGCAACGAAAGCCAGCTTGATTTTATCCGG AAATACGGCTCCTCCCAGTTCAG GTCAGAGCTCCCCAGCCTGCACCCCGGCGATGGCATCTTTAGCCCTGTGTCCTTCAAGCCGTGTTTCCACCAAGACGACATCAAGATGACGGTGTGGAAGCGCCTGCACCGCCGCGTCCTGCCAG CTCCAGAGATGCTGAAGCTGGACCCAGTGACAGCACATCCCCTCCTGGAGCTCTTCAAGGGCGACACGGTGGTGCAGTGTGGGCTGTACCAGCGCCGGGACAGCAACCCCAAGCGTTTTGACTCCAGCAACTGCATCCTCACCTGCAAGGGCTTCTCCTGTGGCCAGCACTACTGGGAGGTGATTGTGGGCACCAGGAACCACTGGCGCGTGGGCATCATCAAGGGCACGGTCAGCCGCAAAGGGAAGCTCAGCAAGTCTCCCGAGAACGGCGTGTGGCTCATCGGCCTGAAGGAAGGGAAGGTCTACGAGGCCTTCAGCACCCCACGGGCCGCCCTGCCGCTGACCGCCCGGCCCCAGCGCATCGGCATCTACCTGCACTATGAGAAGGGCGAGCTGACCTTCTACAATGCCGACCACCCCGACGAGCTCAGCCCCATCTACACCTTCCAGGCGGAGTTCCAGGGCCAGCTCTATCCCATCGTGGACCTGTGCTGGCCGGAGCGAGGGCCCTACTCGCCCCCCATCATCCTGCCCGCGCCCGCCACAAGCCGGCACCCCCGCGTGCCGTACAACCATCCTGCCCCAGAGGAACCCGCGAAGCCGTAG
- the NSUN5 gene encoding 28S rRNA (cytosine-C(5))-methyltransferase isoform X2 translates to MALYSAAAAVLEGLERGDGGIKTLVYNSRFPVLVYDLLFGKGLKCGGRWKALARRHRARLEAELARLKVQQKVSRNEDLLAPAQAASPGASQVPRYVRVNTLKTCVDDVIDFFKRQGYSYLGEAASVEELRALSGKKFLLDLHLPELLVFPPQTDFHDNLLYTSGHIILQDKASCLPAFLLSPAAGSHVIDACAAPGNKTSHLAALLKNKGQIFAFDVDTKRLATMNTMLMRAGVTGFQLAQQDFLTVDPRDPKYSRVTHLLLDPSCSGSGMVTRVPGEEAAPSPERLQALAGFQRRVLSHALSFPALRRLVYSTCSLHREENEDVVHAVLQEQGSAFRLVNAFPSWPCRGLAAFPGAECCLRASPADTLTHGFFVAVLERCREGAAAPSILPVAAEENPQRREGTEPGAAPKKRKRKKQRVKE, encoded by the exons atGGCGCTGTACAGCGCGGCCGCCGCCGTCCTGGAGGGGCTGGAGCGCGGCGATGGCGGGATCAAGACCCTGGTGTACAACAGCCGCTTCCCG GTGCTGGTGTACGACCTGCTCTTCGGCAAGGGCCTGAAGTGCGGGGGCCGCTGGAAGGCGCTGGCCCGGCGGCACCGGGCCCGGCTGGAGGCCGAGTTAGCCCGCCTGAAGGTGCAGCAGAAGGTGAGCCGCAACGAGGACCTGCTGGCCCCCGCGCAGGCAGCGAGCCCCGGAG CCTCCCAGGTACCGCGCTACGTCCGAGTCAACACCCTGAAGACTTGTGTGGACGATGTCATTGACTTCTTCAAGCGCCAGGGCTACTCCTACCTGGGCGAGGCAGCCAG CGTGGAGGAACTGAGGGCCCTCTCCGGGAAGAAATTCTTGTTGGATCTTCATCTACCGGAGCTGCTGGTTTTCCCTCCGCAGACAGACTTCCACGACAACCTGCTGTACACTTCAGGACACATAATTCTGCAGGATAAg GCCAGCTGCCTCCCGGCCTTcctcctcagccctgctgctggctcccaCGTCATCGATGCCTGCGCTGCCCCGGGGAACAAGACCAGCcacctggctgccctcctgaAGAACAAGGG CCAGATCTTTGCCTTCGACGTGGACACCAAGCGCCTGGCCACCATGAACACCATGCTGATGCGGGCCGGCGTCACTGGCTTCCAGCTGGCCCAGCAGGACTTCCTGACCGTGGATCCCAGGGACCCCAAGTACAGCAGGGTGACCCACCTTCTCCTCGACCCGTCCTGCAGTGGCTCAG GGATGGTGACCCGGGTGCCGGGGGAGgaggctgcccccagccctgagcGGCTGCAGGCGCTGGCTGGCTTCCAGCGCAGGGTCCTGAGCCATGCCCTGAGCTTCCCGGCTCTCCGGCGCCTGGTCTACTCCACGTGCTCGCTGCACCGGGAGGAGAACGAGGACGTGGTGCACgctgtgctgcaggagcagggctcGGCCTTCAG GCTGGTGAACGCCTTCCCTTCCTGGCCCTGCCGAGGACTCGCTGCCTTCCCCGGGGCAGAGTGCTGCCTCCGTGCCTCTCCTGCAGACACACTTACCCATGGCTTCTTTGTGGCTGTCCTGGAGCGGTGCAGGGAAGGGGCGGCTGCCCCCAG CATCCTGCCTGTGGCAGCAGAGGAGAACCCGCAGCGACGAGAGGGGACTGAGCCAGGGGCAGCTCccaagaagaggaagaggaaaaagcagcgGGTGAAGGAGTGA
- the FKBP6 gene encoding inactive peptidyl-prolyl cis-trans isomerase FKBP6, translated as MRGARGQGQHGCLPAGGGARAGPEGRRCSAGQGWTGPKDGRCSVGQGWARGSFQWLSQVRGVEDLTSDGGVYKEELRPGTGQTVPMAASVAVKYSGYLEHRDKPFCTNCYSKFPGLMKLGKDITLRGLVIGLLTMKKGEGAKFVFTPDYAYGRQGCPPLIPPNATVMFEVEVLDFLDTDESDDFFELTPEQQDTFPLEKVLKVADTERQFGNYLYRKRCFESARDRYKRVFSILRRSPSTEEEQHQINASKLLVLLNLSLTYLKLEHPAQALAYGEKALEIDQRNAKALFRCGQACLHMTEYKKSRDFLVRAQHIQPFNHDINNELKKLASCYKDYIKKEKEMCSRMFASLKASD; from the exons ATGCGAGGGGCGCGGGGCCAGGGGCAGCACGGCTGTCTGCCGGCCGGTGGCggggcccgggccgggcccgAGGGCAGGCGGTGCTCGGCGGGGCAGGGCTGGACCGGGCCCAAGGACGGGCGGTGCTccgtggggcagggctgggccagGGGCTCCTTCCAGTGGCTGTCGCAGGTCCGGGGCGTGGAGGACCTGACCAGCGATGGAGGCGTGTACAAGGAGGAGCTGCGCCCTGGCACCGGGCAGACCGTGCCCATGGCCGCTTCTGTGGCAG TGAAGTACTCTGGGTACCTGGAACACAGGGACAAGCCGTTCTGCACAAACTGCTACAGCAAGTTTCCTGGGCTGATGAAACTTGGAAAAG ACATTACACTGAGGGGTCTGGTAATCGGCCTGCTGACGAtgaagaagggagagggagcAAAGTTTGTCTTCACGCCAGATTACGCCTATGGGCGGCAGGGCTGTCCTCCTCTCATTCCCCCGAATGCCACAGTCATGTTCGAGGTGGAGGTGCTGGACTTCCTGGACACAGATGAATCTGACGACTTCTTTGAGTTGACTCCT GAGCAGCAGGATACATTTCCACTAGAAAAGGTGTTGAAAGTGGCAGACACGGAGAGACAGTTTGGCAACTACCTCTACCGTAAGCGGTGCTTCGAGAGTGCCAGAGACAGATACAAAAGG GTGTTCTCCATCCTCCGTCGCAGTCCTTCCACTGAGGAAGAGCAGCATCAGATCAATGCTTCCAAGTTGCTGGTGCTCCTGAATCTCTCCCTTACTTACCTGAAGCTGGAACATCCTGCCCAAGCTCTGGCATATGGGGAGAAGGCCTTGGAGATTGACCAAAGAAATGCCAAAGCGCTGTTCAGGTGTGGCCAG GCTTGTCTCCACATGACAGAATACAAAAAATCCCGGGATTTCCTGGTCCGAGCTCAGCACATCCAGCCATTTAACCACGATATTAACAATGAGCTGAAGAAGTTGGCAAG CTGCTACAAGGACTACatcaaaaaggagaaagaaatgtgctCCCGAATGTTTGCCTCTCTCAAGGCTTCTGACTGA
- the NSUN5 gene encoding 28S rRNA (cytosine-C(5))-methyltransferase isoform X3: MALYSAAAAVLEGLERGDGGIKTLVYNSRFPHVRQLYALVAETLRYSPVLEKLLAGAALLQAEKKLPPQLAKVLVYDLLFGKGLKCGGRWKALARRHRARLEAELARLKVQQKVSRNEDLLAPAQAASPGASQVPRYVRVNTLKTCVDDVIDFFKRQGYSYLGEAASVEELRALSGKKFLLDLHLPELLVFPPQTDFHDNLLYTSGHIILQDKASCLPAFLLSPAAGSHVIDACAAPGNKTSHLAALLKNKGQIFAFDVDTKRLATMNTMLMRAGVTGFQLAQQDFLTVDPRDPKYSRVTHLLLDPSCSGSGMVTRVPGEEAAPSPERLQALAGFQRRVLSHALSFPALRRLVYSTCSLHREENEDVVHAVLQEQGSAFSILPVAAEENPQRREGTEPGAAPKKRKRKKQRVKE, translated from the exons atGGCGCTGTACAGCGCGGCCGCCGCCGTCCTGGAGGGGCTGGAGCGCGGCGATGGCGGGATCAAGACCCTGGTGTACAACAGCCGCTTCCCG CACGTCCGGCAGCTGTACGCCCTGGTGGCCGAGACCCTCCGCTACTCCCCGGtgctggagaagctgctggCCGGCGCCGCGCTGCTGCAGGCCGAGAAGAAGCTGCCCCCGCAGCTGGCGAAG GTGCTGGTGTACGACCTGCTCTTCGGCAAGGGCCTGAAGTGCGGGGGCCGCTGGAAGGCGCTGGCCCGGCGGCACCGGGCCCGGCTGGAGGCCGAGTTAGCCCGCCTGAAGGTGCAGCAGAAGGTGAGCCGCAACGAGGACCTGCTGGCCCCCGCGCAGGCAGCGAGCCCCGGAG CCTCCCAGGTACCGCGCTACGTCCGAGTCAACACCCTGAAGACTTGTGTGGACGATGTCATTGACTTCTTCAAGCGCCAGGGCTACTCCTACCTGGGCGAGGCAGCCAG CGTGGAGGAACTGAGGGCCCTCTCCGGGAAGAAATTCTTGTTGGATCTTCATCTACCGGAGCTGCTGGTTTTCCCTCCGCAGACAGACTTCCACGACAACCTGCTGTACACTTCAGGACACATAATTCTGCAGGATAAg GCCAGCTGCCTCCCGGCCTTcctcctcagccctgctgctggctcccaCGTCATCGATGCCTGCGCTGCCCCGGGGAACAAGACCAGCcacctggctgccctcctgaAGAACAAGGG CCAGATCTTTGCCTTCGACGTGGACACCAAGCGCCTGGCCACCATGAACACCATGCTGATGCGGGCCGGCGTCACTGGCTTCCAGCTGGCCCAGCAGGACTTCCTGACCGTGGATCCCAGGGACCCCAAGTACAGCAGGGTGACCCACCTTCTCCTCGACCCGTCCTGCAGTGGCTCAG GGATGGTGACCCGGGTGCCGGGGGAGgaggctgcccccagccctgagcGGCTGCAGGCGCTGGCTGGCTTCCAGCGCAGGGTCCTGAGCCATGCCCTGAGCTTCCCGGCTCTCCGGCGCCTGGTCTACTCCACGTGCTCGCTGCACCGGGAGGAGAACGAGGACGTGGTGCACgctgtgctgcaggagcagggctcGGCCTTCAG CATCCTGCCTGTGGCAGCAGAGGAGAACCCGCAGCGACGAGAGGGGACTGAGCCAGGGGCAGCTCccaagaagaggaagaggaaaaagcagcgGGTGAAGGAGTGA